In the Rhizobium sp. CB3090 genome, one interval contains:
- a CDS encoding enoyl-CoA hydratase/isomerase family protein produces MGEVKVSVEGSIAIITISRPEKLNAFDIDMLKALATACDDVEADGSVRVAILTGEGKAFSAGGDVNAWGGMAANEFGHAWVRFGHRVFERLATLRMPVIAALNGHALGGGLELAAAADIRIAERQIRIGLPETSLGMVPGWSGTQRLTKRFGAQIVRRMVLGGEMFSAEEARGFGLVDAVVETGTVLAAARDYAARIAARGPAALEIAKLMIASANGEDNGSAVEALGSILVAKTGDLKEGVAAFAGKRAAEFKGEW; encoded by the coding sequence ATGGGTGAGGTCAAGGTTTCCGTTGAAGGTTCCATCGCGATAATCACCATCTCGCGGCCGGAAAAGCTCAACGCCTTCGATATCGACATGCTGAAGGCACTGGCGACTGCCTGTGACGACGTGGAGGCTGATGGTTCCGTGCGGGTCGCGATCCTCACCGGCGAAGGCAAGGCTTTTTCGGCCGGCGGCGACGTCAACGCCTGGGGTGGCATGGCGGCCAACGAGTTCGGTCATGCCTGGGTGCGTTTCGGTCATCGTGTCTTCGAGCGGCTGGCAACACTCCGCATGCCCGTGATCGCGGCATTGAACGGTCATGCGCTTGGCGGAGGGCTGGAGCTGGCGGCGGCGGCCGATATCCGCATTGCGGAACGCCAGATCAGGATCGGCCTGCCGGAGACAAGCCTCGGCATGGTGCCCGGTTGGTCTGGTACGCAGCGGCTTACCAAACGGTTTGGCGCGCAGATCGTGCGGCGCATGGTGCTGGGCGGAGAGATGTTTTCCGCCGAGGAGGCACGCGGCTTCGGTCTCGTGGATGCCGTCGTCGAAACGGGAACGGTGCTCGCCGCCGCCAGGGATTACGCAGCACGGATCGCCGCGCGCGGGCCGGCGGCGCTGGAGATTGCGAAGCTGATGATCGCCTCCGCCAATGGTGAGGATAATGGCTCGGCTGTAGAGGCGTTGGGATCGATCCTGGTCGCCAAGACCGGCGACCTCAAGGAGGGCGTTGCGGCCTTTGCCGGCAAACGCGCTGCCGAATTCAAGGGAGAATGGTGA
- a CDS encoding acyl CoA:acetate/3-ketoacid CoA transferase produces MNKHITPAEAAALIPDGAIVSVSSSSGLGCPDLMLKAIGERFDATGHPRDLTTLHPIAAGDMSGIRGVDHIAKKGLLKTIIGGSYPSGPSSSEPPLIWQMIGNNDVAAYNIPSGILFDMHREAAAKRPGVLTKVGLDTFVDPEREGCAMNAAGAAEPVVKRIRFEGEDWLYFKAIAPQVAIIRATTADERGNLTYEHEGAYLGGLDQALAARNNGGIVIAQVKRFAKEGSLKPHDVRIPGVLVDYIVVDPDQKQTTQTLYDPAISGEIFRPLDSFRVPEFNVQKVIARRVAQELQAGSAVNLGFGISANVPRILMEEGLHGAVTWVIEQGAVGGVPLLDFAFGCASNADAFMPSPYQFTYFQGAGFDASLLSFLEIGRDGSVNVSRLSFRPHVTAGAGGFVDITARAKKIVFSGMFNAGAKLGVGDGRLIIEKEGKLKKLVNAVEHVTFSGPRGVAQGQDITYVTERCVMKLTPDGLLLTEIAPGVDLEAHILDQSEFPLLVSDRLKVMDAALFHEAPIGLTLPAKARRVLEGARHG; encoded by the coding sequence ATGAACAAGCACATCACTCCCGCCGAGGCGGCTGCCCTGATCCCTGATGGCGCCATCGTTTCCGTCTCATCTTCGAGCGGCCTCGGGTGCCCGGACCTGATGCTGAAGGCGATCGGCGAGCGTTTCGACGCGACCGGCCATCCGCGTGACTTGACGACGCTGCACCCGATCGCCGCGGGCGATATGAGCGGCATCAGGGGTGTCGATCACATCGCCAAGAAGGGTCTCCTGAAGACGATCATCGGCGGCTCCTATCCGTCCGGGCCGTCCAGTTCGGAACCGCCGTTGATATGGCAGATGATCGGCAACAACGATGTCGCGGCCTATAATATTCCGTCCGGCATTCTCTTCGACATGCATCGTGAGGCCGCCGCCAAACGTCCCGGCGTCTTGACCAAGGTCGGCCTCGACACTTTCGTCGACCCGGAACGCGAGGGCTGCGCCATGAATGCGGCAGGCGCGGCTGAGCCGGTGGTGAAGCGTATCCGCTTCGAGGGTGAAGACTGGCTCTATTTCAAGGCGATCGCGCCGCAGGTGGCGATCATACGGGCTACGACCGCCGATGAACGCGGCAATCTCACCTATGAGCACGAGGGCGCCTATCTCGGCGGGCTCGATCAGGCGCTTGCCGCCCGCAACAATGGCGGCATCGTCATCGCGCAGGTCAAGCGCTTTGCCAAGGAAGGCTCGCTGAAACCGCATGACGTGCGTATCCCTGGCGTTCTCGTCGACTACATCGTCGTTGATCCGGATCAGAAGCAGACGACTCAGACGCTTTATGATCCGGCGATCTCGGGCGAAATCTTTCGGCCGCTCGACAGTTTTCGCGTGCCGGAATTCAACGTTCAGAAAGTCATCGCCCGGCGGGTGGCGCAGGAGCTGCAAGCCGGCAGTGCAGTCAATCTCGGCTTCGGCATTTCGGCCAATGTGCCGCGCATCCTCATGGAAGAGGGGTTGCATGGTGCGGTCACCTGGGTGATCGAGCAAGGGGCGGTCGGCGGCGTGCCGCTGCTCGATTTTGCCTTCGGCTGCGCCTCCAATGCCGATGCCTTTATGCCGTCGCCCTATCAGTTCACCTATTTTCAGGGCGCCGGTTTCGACGCTTCGCTTCTCTCCTTCCTGGAGATCGGCCGCGACGGTTCGGTCAATGTTTCCAGGCTCAGCTTCCGGCCGCATGTGACGGCGGGTGCCGGCGGCTTCGTCGATATCACGGCGCGAGCGAAGAAGATCGTTTTCTCCGGCATGTTCAATGCCGGTGCGAAGCTCGGTGTCGGCGATGGCCGACTGATCATCGAGAAGGAAGGCAAGCTGAAGAAGCTGGTGAATGCGGTCGAACACGTCACTTTCTCCGGCCCACGCGGCGTCGCGCAGGGGCAGGATATCACCTATGTCACCGAACGCTGCGTGATGAAGCTGACCCCGGATGGCCTGCTGCTGACGGAGATCGCGCCGGGCGTCGATTTGGAGGCGCATATTCTCGATCAGTCGGAATTCCCGCTGCTCGTCTCCGACCGGCTGAAGGTGATGGATGCGGCTTTGTTCCATGAGGCGCCGATCGGTCTGACGCTGCCTGCGAAAGCGCGCCGTGTTCTGGAAGGGGCACGCCATGGGTGA
- a CDS encoding Gfo/Idh/MocA family oxidoreductase has product MSGGVKWGLIGASTIAREWMIGAIRATGGDVVSVMSTDAERGQAYAAENGIAKSVTDVADLVSDPDVDAVYISTTNELHRDQTLAAVKAGKHVLCEKPLALTLDDARLMVQAAKGAGVIMGTNHHLRNAASHRAMREAIVAGRIGKPLSARVFHAVYLPPHLQGWRLDKPQAGGGVILDITVHDADTLRFILNDDPVEAIALGQSGGMSKAGLEDAVMGALRFKSGVIAQFHDGFTTKYAETGFEVHGTDGSLIGRNVMTQRPVGHVFLRDRNGETELPLDHRNLYEIALAAFHAAIEGRGKPSATGEDGVWSLATGLAVVKSAATGEAAKIDPGL; this is encoded by the coding sequence ATGAGCGGAGGTGTCAAATGGGGCTTGATCGGCGCAAGCACGATCGCTCGCGAGTGGATGATCGGCGCAATTCGCGCGACCGGCGGAGATGTTGTCTCCGTCATGAGCACGGACGCGGAGCGCGGCCAGGCCTATGCGGCTGAGAACGGGATTGCCAAATCGGTGACGGATGTGGCCGATCTCGTGAGCGATCCCGATGTCGATGCCGTCTACATCTCCACGACCAATGAATTGCATCGCGACCAGACCTTGGCAGCGGTCAAGGCCGGCAAGCATGTGCTCTGCGAAAAGCCACTGGCGCTGACGCTGGACGATGCGCGGCTCATGGTACAGGCGGCAAAGGGTGCCGGTGTGATCATGGGCACCAACCATCATCTGCGCAATGCCGCCAGCCACCGCGCGATGCGGGAGGCAATCGTAGCCGGCCGGATCGGCAAGCCGCTAAGCGCCCGGGTTTTCCACGCCGTCTATCTGCCGCCGCATTTGCAGGGTTGGCGGCTGGACAAGCCGCAAGCGGGCGGTGGCGTCATTCTCGATATCACCGTTCACGATGCGGACACGCTGCGCTTCATTCTGAACGACGATCCGGTGGAAGCGATCGCGCTTGGTCAGAGCGGCGGTATGAGCAAAGCGGGGCTTGAGGACGCCGTCATGGGGGCTTTGCGTTTCAAATCCGGCGTCATCGCGCAGTTCCACGATGGCTTTACCACGAAATATGCGGAGACCGGCTTCGAGGTGCACGGCACCGACGGCTCGCTGATTGGCCGCAATGTCATGACACAGCGGCCTGTCGGTCATGTCTTCCTGCGCGACCGTAATGGCGAAACCGAGCTGCCGCTTGATCACCGCAATCTTTACGAGATTGCGCTTGCTGCCTTTCATGCCGCTATCGAGGGCCGGGGAAAGCCGTCAGCCACCGGCGAGGATGGCGTGTGGTCGCTGGCAACAGGGCTTGCCGTCGTCAAATCGGCCGCAACCGGCGAAGCCGCCAAGATCGATCCAGGACTTTGA
- a CDS encoding LacI family DNA-binding transcriptional regulator, protein MSKGRVTVIDIAHAAGVSKSTVSLVLQGSSLVNETTRAKVNAVIRELGYVYNRGAANLRQAKSKIVGIVVNDLTNSFFAELAVGVDMVVQSAGYVQFLSNTGESIDRQREVVASMREHGISGLIVSPARGTEAADFKSLTNAGIPVVIVVRNIPGAKVSSLVSDNFAGASAAVEHLAGLGHRRIAFMGGFANTAVFAERLGGYREALAKAGMAFDDDLVVATAPSRAGGVEAVGRAMLLAHKPTAAVCFNDAVAFGVCDGLRARRMEPGVDFAVVGFDDVIEAESAVPALTTVSVDPQGMGRRAAQLLLKQINSGKVEAEAIVSAVRLVVRQSCGAGLDTTARRVVS, encoded by the coding sequence ATGAGCAAGGGACGGGTCACGGTCATCGATATTGCGCACGCCGCCGGCGTGTCGAAGTCGACTGTGTCTCTCGTTCTGCAGGGCAGTTCGCTGGTCAATGAGACGACGCGAGCCAAGGTGAACGCGGTGATCCGCGAGCTTGGATACGTCTACAATCGCGGAGCCGCCAATCTGAGGCAGGCGAAGTCGAAGATCGTCGGCATCGTCGTCAACGATCTCACCAACAGCTTCTTTGCCGAGCTCGCCGTCGGTGTCGACATGGTCGTGCAGTCGGCCGGCTATGTGCAGTTTCTGTCCAATACCGGCGAGAGCATAGACCGGCAGCGGGAGGTCGTCGCCTCGATGCGCGAGCACGGCATTTCCGGCCTGATCGTCTCGCCGGCGCGCGGCACGGAAGCGGCCGATTTCAAGTCGCTCACCAATGCCGGCATTCCGGTGGTGATCGTCGTGCGTAATATCCCCGGGGCAAAGGTTTCATCGCTAGTGTCGGACAATTTTGCCGGCGCATCGGCGGCGGTGGAGCATCTGGCCGGTCTCGGTCATCGCCGCATTGCCTTCATGGGTGGCTTTGCCAATACCGCCGTTTTTGCCGAACGGCTTGGCGGCTATCGTGAGGCGTTGGCCAAGGCGGGAATGGCTTTCGACGACGATCTAGTCGTTGCCACCGCGCCGTCGCGCGCCGGCGGCGTGGAAGCGGTCGGCCGCGCCATGCTGCTCGCCCACAAGCCGACAGCGGCCGTATGTTTTAACGATGCGGTCGCCTTTGGCGTCTGCGATGGCCTGAGGGCACGACGGATGGAGCCGGGCGTCGATTTTGCGGTGGTCGGTTTCGACGATGTGATCGAGGCCGAGAGTGCGGTACCCGCGCTGACGACGGTTTCGGTGGATCCGCAGGGCATGGGCCGGCGCGCGGCTCAGTTGCTCCTGAAGCAGATCAATTCCGGCAAGGTGGAGGCAGAGGCGATCGTCAGCGCCGTGCGGTTGGTGGTGCGCCAGAGCTGCGGGGCTGGGCTGGATACAACGGCTAGGAGGGTCGTGTCATGA
- a CDS encoding Bax inhibitor-1/YccA family protein → MNPTNPRYGYGAAAGSQALFDEGLRKHMLRVYNYMGIGLVVTGIVALIVGTTPALYVPIFQTPLKWVVMLAPLAFVLFFSFRIQSMSASAAQTMFWAFCAVMGLSLASIFLVFTGTSIARTFFIAATMFGATSLYGYTTKRDLSNIGSFLMMGLFGVIIASVVNIFLGSSALQFAISVIGIVVFVGLTAWDTQNIKEQYAENYDQESSQKLAVFGALSLYLNFVNIFQLLLNFTGERE, encoded by the coding sequence ATGAACCCGACAAATCCGCGATACGGCTATGGAGCCGCCGCCGGCTCGCAGGCGCTCTTCGATGAAGGTCTGCGCAAGCATATGCTGCGCGTCTATAATTACATGGGCATCGGCCTTGTCGTGACCGGTATCGTCGCACTGATCGTCGGCACGACGCCGGCGCTCTATGTGCCGATCTTCCAGACGCCGCTGAAGTGGGTCGTCATGCTGGCGCCGCTCGCCTTCGTGCTGTTCTTCTCATTCCGCATTCAATCGATGTCGGCGAGCGCCGCGCAGACGATGTTCTGGGCCTTCTGCGCCGTCATGGGCCTGTCGCTCGCTTCGATCTTCCTGGTGTTCACCGGCACCAGCATCGCGCGGACCTTCTTCATCGCCGCAACGATGTTCGGCGCGACCAGCCTTTACGGCTACACGACCAAACGTGATCTCTCCAATATCGGCTCGTTCCTGATGATGGGCCTGTTCGGTGTGATCATCGCCAGTGTGGTGAATATCTTCCTGGGTTCAAGTGCGCTGCAATTCGCGATCTCGGTCATCGGCATTGTCGTCTTCGTCGGTCTGACCGCTTGGGATACACAGAACATCAAGGAACAGTATGCCGAAAACTATGACCAGGAATCGTCACAGAAACTGGCCGTCTTCGGCGCGCTGTCGCTCTACCTGAACTTCGTCAACATCTTCCAGCTTCTCCTGAATTTCACGGGCGAGCGGGAGTAA
- a CDS encoding anti-sigma factor — translation MKTIDPVIDADLDAYVDGELTVARRVEVESYLSEHPAIAAKVMADMSIRGELRMALAGEGLAAKAETREAARRLERGLAYGRVLGSFQRVAAVAMLMAAGWVAHTSFGAFTASEVNASVPAPAFVDDAVRAYRATVLRDTMKSQPAHAAYNPDEIRASTAIVLPELPQGWRVTDAQIYPSDFGPSVEMTIDAGEGSQLSLFAVRPGNFAVQKVSHAKRDDIQAAYWQIGEVAYALIGDGKTAELDGEAEKLARSLY, via the coding sequence ATGAAAACAATTGATCCCGTCATCGACGCAGATCTCGATGCCTATGTCGATGGTGAGCTGACCGTCGCGCGCCGCGTCGAGGTGGAATCCTACCTGTCGGAGCATCCCGCGATTGCCGCCAAGGTCATGGCCGATATGAGCATCCGCGGCGAGCTGCGTATGGCGCTGGCCGGCGAAGGGCTGGCGGCGAAAGCGGAAACTCGTGAAGCTGCGCGGCGGCTGGAGCGCGGGCTGGCTTATGGCCGGGTACTGGGCTCGTTCCAGCGGGTCGCCGCCGTCGCCATGCTGATGGCGGCTGGCTGGGTTGCGCATACGTCCTTCGGCGCCTTTACCGCGAGCGAAGTCAATGCATCCGTTCCGGCGCCGGCTTTCGTCGATGATGCCGTGCGGGCCTACCGGGCGACGGTCTTGCGCGACACGATGAAGTCACAGCCGGCGCATGCAGCCTACAATCCGGACGAAATCCGCGCATCGACGGCGATCGTCCTGCCGGAACTGCCGCAAGGCTGGCGCGTCACCGATGCGCAGATCTATCCGTCCGATTTCGGTCCGAGCGTCGAAATGACGATCGATGCCGGCGAAGGCAGTCAATTGTCGCTGTTTGCCGTCCGTCCGGGCAATTTTGCCGTTCAGAAGGTCAGCCATGCCAAGCGTGACGATATCCAGGCTGCCTACTGGCAGATCGGTGAGGTTGCTTACGCGCTGATCGGTGACGGCAAGACTGCCGAACTCGATGGCGAGGCCGAAAAGCTCGCCCGCAGTCTCTACTAG
- a CDS encoding sigma-70 family RNA polymerase sigma factor — protein MERKGRTFDVLGQLGSLRRYARSLVRNADEAEDLVHDALVKAYERKSSFRRGANLRTWLLSILHNAHIDRLRQVRSLNRRHEEAAAEFDQALPASQDHVVRLKQVRNAFFNLPEEQREALHLVAIEDLSYQEAASALGIPVGTLMSRIARARASLRDFENTSPVVSHLRLIEGGGNENN, from the coding sequence ATGGAACGCAAAGGACGAACATTCGATGTTTTGGGGCAGCTCGGTTCGCTGAGACGCTATGCCCGTTCGCTCGTCCGCAATGCGGATGAGGCAGAAGATCTGGTGCATGATGCGCTGGTCAAGGCTTATGAGCGAAAATCCTCTTTCCGGCGTGGCGCGAACCTGCGCACCTGGCTTCTCTCGATTCTGCACAATGCCCACATCGACCGCTTGCGCCAGGTTCGCTCGCTCAATCGCCGGCATGAAGAGGCCGCCGCCGAATTCGACCAGGCTCTGCCGGCCTCGCAGGATCATGTTGTGCGCCTGAAACAGGTACGCAATGCCTTCTTCAACCTGCCGGAAGAACAGCGCGAAGCGCTGCATCTCGTGGCGATCGAGGATCTTTCCTATCAGGAGGCGGCATCCGCACTCGGCATTCCCGTCGGTACGCTGATGTCGCGCATCGCCCGCGCTCGCGCCAGCCTGAGGGATTTCGAGAATACATCACCTGTGGTTTCGCATCTTCGGCTCATCGAAGGAGGCGGCAATGAAAACAATTGA
- the msrA gene encoding peptide-methionine (S)-S-oxide reductase MsrA, with product MNGASRDTIRRRLPRVARPVAFAAGAVLLAGVAFQFISSASAEDARVIPAPAVDEKPGSGGTETTVLAGGCFWGVQGVFQHVNGVISATSGYTGGNKNAAHYEMVSTGDTGHAESVRIVFDPHKISYGHLLQIYFSVVHDPTELNYQGPDSGTQYRSAIFPTNAEQANVAKAYIDQLNHAKVFDAAVVTKIEPARQFYAAEDYHQDFLTTHPNYPYIVINDLPKIKNLQRIFPKDYRADPVLVEANASAN from the coding sequence ATGAACGGTGCATCGAGAGATACGATCCGCAGGCGCTTGCCGCGTGTTGCCCGTCCGGTGGCCTTTGCAGCCGGTGCGGTCTTACTTGCCGGCGTAGCGTTCCAATTCATCAGCAGCGCCTCTGCCGAAGATGCGCGCGTCATTCCGGCGCCGGCCGTGGATGAGAAGCCGGGTTCCGGCGGCACGGAGACCACCGTGCTTGCGGGCGGTTGTTTCTGGGGCGTGCAGGGCGTGTTCCAGCACGTCAACGGCGTCATCAGCGCGACGTCGGGCTATACCGGCGGCAACAAGAACGCGGCTCACTATGAGATGGTGAGCACCGGCGATACCGGCCATGCCGAATCCGTGCGCATCGTCTTCGACCCGCACAAGATCAGCTATGGGCATCTGCTGCAAATCTACTTCTCCGTCGTCCATGATCCGACGGAGCTCAACTATCAGGGGCCGGATAGCGGCACGCAGTATCGTTCAGCAATCTTCCCGACCAATGCCGAACAGGCCAACGTCGCCAAGGCCTATATCGACCAGCTCAATCACGCCAAGGTTTTCGATGCGGCTGTCGTCACCAAGATCGAGCCGGCACGGCAATTCTATGCGGCCGAGGATTATCATCAGGATTTCCTGACGACACATCCCAACTATCCCTACATCGTCATCAACGACCTGCCGAAGATCAAGAACCTGCAGCGCATTTTCCCGAAAGACTATCGCGCCGATCCGGTTTTGGTCGAAGCGAATGCGTCGGCGAATTGA
- a CDS encoding SlyX family protein gives MSDEQSRITALEELVAYQAKTIEELSDQVAEQWKVIEQTRQKLDRLTERFLTLEEQSLDAPAITKPPHY, from the coding sequence ATGTCAGACGAACAAAGCCGTATCACCGCACTCGAAGAACTGGTGGCCTATCAGGCAAAGACGATCGAGGAGCTGTCCGATCAGGTGGCGGAGCAGTGGAAAGTGATCGAGCAGACGCGGCAGAAGCTCGACCGGCTGACCGAACGCTTCCTGACGCTGGAAGAACAGAGCCTAGACGCGCCGGCCATCACCAAGCCGCCGCACTATTGA